In a genomic window of Quercus lobata isolate SW786 chromosome 4, ValleyOak3.0 Primary Assembly, whole genome shotgun sequence:
- the LOC115985553 gene encoding putative wall-associated receptor kinase-like 16, with amino-acid sequence MAGQSPDSIVFFGCKTDCNNQTLRGKCTGFDCCQTTVPSSGIQRLNVTLESTTNNMNTCKHAFVAETQWLESNKTDPSNDVQYLNYVPVALAWTSIINLTFTEAHINECEDERQKYPRYQCPPDLECENTKGSYRCNKRKSPLKIAILGVLIGLIVVLICSSCLYLVIKQRKLIKLKQRLFEQNGGLILQQKLNKEGNSVETTKIFTMEELKKATNNYDETLIIGEGGFGMVYKGFLSDNRIVAIKKSKIAEKSQIEQFINEIIVLSQINHRNVVKILGCCLETPIPLLVYEFIPNGTLFEYIHHESIASTISWETRLKIAAETAEALSYLHSAASPPIIHRDIKSSNILLDNNYTAKVSDFGASKLVPLDHTQIATLVQGTLGYLDPEYMQTSQLTEKSDVYSFGVVLVELLTGEKAVSFDRPERERSIASYFLSSFKDNRLFEVLEKHIASEGNVEQLKEVANLASRCLRLKGEDRPTMREVTSELEGLRNIKNNSCVDGDVNDNVRDNVTLNLTMGDEISLIEYPS; translated from the exons ATGGCTGGTCAGAGCCCGGATTCTATAGTGTTTTTTGGTTGCAAGACGGATTGCAATAATCAAACGCTGAGAGGTAAATGCACAGGGTTCGACTGCTGCCAGACCACAGTCCCTTCTTCTGGGATTCAACGACTTAATGTTACTTTGGAGAGTACAACAAACAACATGAATACTTGCAAACATGCCTTCGTAGCAGAGACACAGTGGTTGGAATCAAATAAAACAGATCCCTCTAACGATGTGCAGTATTTGAATTACGTTCCTGTGGCGCTGGCGTGGACTTCCATCATAAATTTAACTTTCACCGAGGCAC ATATAAATGAATGCGAAGACGAAAGGCAAAAGTATCCTAGATATCAATGTCCCCCCGATTTAGAGTGTGAGAATACAAAAGGCAGTTACCGTTGCAACAAGCGAAAGTCCCCATTGAAGATAGCCATTCTAG GTGTTCTCATAGGCTTGATAGTGGTGCTTATCTGTAGCTCATGCTTGTACTTGGTAATTAAGCAAAGAAAGTTAATCAAGCTTAAACAAAGGTTATTTGAACAAAATGGAGGTTTAATTTTACAACAGAAACTCAACAAAGAAGGAAATTCGGttgaaacaacaaaaattttcactatGGAAGAGTTGAAAAAGGCTACCAACAATTATGATGAAACTCTAATCATTGGCGAAGGAGGATTTGGTATGGTTTATAAAGGATTTTTATCAGATAATAGGATTGTGGCCATCAAGAAGTCTAAGATAGCAGAAAAAAGCCAAATTGAGCAATTCATCAACGAGATAATTGTACTTTCTCAAATTAATCATAGGAATGTGGTTAAAATATTGGGTTGTTGTTTGGAGACACCAATTCCTTTATTAGTCTACGAATTTATACCCAATGGTACACTCTTTGAGTACATTCATCATGAAAGCATAGCATCCACCATATCATGGGAAACTCGTCTTAAGATAGCTGCAGAGACAGCAGAAGCACTATCATATCTACACTCTGCTGCTTCTCCACCTATAATCCATAGAGATATCAAGTCTTCAAACATATTATTGGATAATAATTACACAGCAAAAGTATCAGATTTTGGGGCTTCAAAATTGGTGCCACTTGACCACACACAAATAGCTACATTGGTGCAAGGAACTTTGGGATACTTGGATCCTGAATACATGCAAACAAGTCAATTGACTGAGAAAagtgatgtttatagttttggagTGGTCCTCGTAGAGCTATTAACCGGTGAAAAGGCTGTTTCATTTGATAGGCCCGAGAGGGAGAGAAGTATAGcttcatattttctctcttctttcaaggaTAATAGATTGTTTGAAGTTCTAGAAAAGCACATAGCAAGTGAAGGAAATGTCGAGCAACTGAAGGAAGTTGCAAATCTTGCAAGCAGGTGCTTAAGATTGAAAGGGGAGGATAGACCTACTATGAGGGAAGTAACATCGGAATTGGAGggtttaagaaatataaagaataattCGTGTGTCGATGGTGATGTGAACGATAATGTGAGGGACAATGTAACATTGAACTTGACGATGGGAGACGAAATTAGCTTGATAGAATATCCTTCATAG